A window of Chaetodon auriga isolate fChaAug3 chromosome 2, fChaAug3.hap1, whole genome shotgun sequence contains these coding sequences:
- the ccdc71 gene encoding uncharacterized protein ccdc71 isoform X2 produces MADAARGPVVGRPLAFANEERRAVHSWSRISSAGHGVLLDALKILSPMSHDLSSSEELVTFLHDLSEEGHKPTVLRSKDVYGYRSCTNQPLTEDMLKPPNRSVRPIAKRRGKRPLAKKREVHPSWNTPEKSSPRIQGVRPPEPLVDHRVIICSRTPSRTVEMSQALQVRPCLRLTNIKGLSGFHTARLQIHTSWDSSSEAPSVAFSQQQHPPMLSGIPLQPSQNGGGAPTKAVALFSQKSLSCPLRLDAALIGDSAPVFYANGRAFPETHTELTSNGWRSNGLHRDGRGPKELNNPTRQRHGMKDKNTFRWKVIKVDDSRSVAEARRKAQKILQVNLSPVIQIQPLNHVLRDFRYQNK; encoded by the coding sequence ATGGCTGACGCGGCACGAGGTCCCGTGGTTGGCCGGCCATTGGCATTTGCCAATGAAGAGCGGAGGGCGGTTCACTCCTGGTCCCGGATCTCGTCAGCGGGGCATGGTGTCCTCCTGGATGCTCTGAAGATCCTCAGCCCGATGTCCCATGACCTCTCAAGCAGCGAGGAGTTGGTCACCTTCCTGCACGACCTGAGCGAAGAGGGCCACAAGCCCACCGTGCTGCGCAGCAAAGACGTATATGGCTACCGCTCCTGCACAAATCAACCCCTAACTGAAGACATGCTGAAGCCACCCAACAGGAGCGTCAGACCCATTGCcaagaggaggggaaagaggcCTCTGGCCAAGAAGAGAGAGGTGCACCCTTCCTGGAACACACCTGAGAAGAGCAGCCCCCGAATTCAAGGGGTCCGCCCTCCAGAGCCGCTGGTGGACCATCGTGTCATCATCTGTAGCAGGACACCCAGTCGGACTGTAGAGATGTCACAGGCACTGCAGGTGCGGCCGTGCCTCAGACTGACCAACATTAAAGGCCTGTCTGGCTTCCACACAGCCAGACTCCAGATCCACACTTCCTGGGACTCATCCTCGGAGGCACCCTCTGTTGCCTTTTCACAGCAACAGCACCCTCCAATGCTTTCAGGAATACCTTTGCAGCCTTCTCAGAACGGTGGCGGGGCACCCACCAAAGCTGTGGCCTTGTTCAGCCAGAAGAGCCTGTCCTGTCCCCTCCGATTGGACGCTGCCCTCATCGGAGACTCTGCTCCAGTCTTTTATGCTAATGGCCGGGCATTCCCAGAGACTCACACAGAGCTGACCAGCAATGGCTGGAGGAGCAATGGCCTCCACCGGGATGGTCGGGGCCCCAAGGAACTGAACAACCCAACTCGGCAGAGACATGGCATGAAGGACAAGAACACTTTTAGATGGAAAGTGATAAAGGTGGATGACTCACGCTCTGTGGCTGAGGCCCGCAGAAAAGCGCAGAAGATCCTACAGGTCAACCTGTCTCCAGTGATTCAGATTCAACCTCTCAACCATGTATTGAGAGACTTCAGATACCAGAATAAGTGA